The Mycobacterium riyadhense sequence TCGACGATGTCGCCGCGCTTGCTGTGGTCGTAGAACCACTGCGCGTTGCTTGGGCTCACGTTCAGGCAGCCGTGACTGGTATTTGTGTGGCCCTGCGCCCCCACCGACCACGGCGCCGAGTGCACGAAGACGCCGCTGTAGGAAATCTGCGTGGCCCAGTCGACGTCGGTGCGATATCCGTTGGGCGAGTTGACCGGTACGCCATAGGTGGACGAATCCATGATGATGTGCTTGAACCGCGCGCCGACGGTGTAGATGCCGTTGGCGGTCGGGGTGCTGTCCTTGCCCATCGACGTCGGCATGGTCTTGACCACTTCGCCGTTGACCCGCACGGTCAGAATCTTGGTGGTGTCATCGGCGGTCGCGATCATCTCGTCACCAATGGTGAAGTGCGTCTTGACGTTGTCCTCGCCGAACATGCCTTCACCCAGGTCGACGCCGTAGGTGTTCACAGCTACGTCGATGGCGGTACCCGGCTTCCAGAAATGCTCTGGGCGCCAACGTACTTCACGGTTGTTCAGCCAGTAGAACGCGCCCTCGACGGGCGGGTTGGTGGTGATCTTGATGGCCTTCTCGGCGGCAACGCGGTTGGCGATATTCTCGTCGAACCGGATGGCCACCGGCTGACCGACTCCCACGACCTCGCCATCGGTGGGCACGACGTAGGGCATGGTCAGATGCGCGGGGGAACTGGTCTGGAAGGTCATTTGGCGGTTGGCCGCGCCGCCCATCCCCAACGCCTTCGCGTTCAGGGTGTAGCGCCGGTTGTAGCCGAGCTGCTCGGTGGTCTGCCAGTGCAGTCCGTCGGGGCTGAGCTGACCGTTAATGGCCCTGCCGCTGTCGTTGACCATGGTTACCGATGCCAGCACCCCGTCGGCGACGCTAACGGTCACCGGTGCGTCCACCGTGACACCGACGGCACCATCCGTCACCGAGGCGGTGAGCTTCGGAACCAACAGATCAGCGAACGGCGTGCCTTTGTCGACGATGACCTTGGCCGGCGCGGCGGTGCCGCCGCCGCTGCTGCACGCGCCGGTGAACACAGCAACCGGGATGATGACCGCAGCCAGCCACGATCGACGTCGGTGCAAAGGCGTCATCAAGTGACCTTCCAGATAATCTCGCTTACTTTGGTCACCGCTGACCCTGGATTGTTCCCAGTATTGTAGTGCCTCACGGCCACACGCCGCGGAAGTCCGGCCCGATTGTTGCCGTCAAGTGCTCTAGGTCACCTGAGAATTTCGCTCCGCGACGGAATGCCTGTTATTGTCGCAAACGCGGTCTCTGGCCGGCCAAGGCGCCGTTAGCTCAGTTGGTAGAGCAGCTGACTCTTAATCAGCGGGTCCGGGGTTCGAAACCCTGACGGCGCACCAAATCGCAGCACCGGTTCGTGCGCTTAGGGATTCGAGCGTCACGCCAGGGCGAAAATTCGGGGCTATTTGCCGCCCAGGGTTCACGCTCGAAGCCGTGAAATCTAGCGGTTCCTGACCCGGTGCACCACTACGACGACGACGATGGCGCCTACTCCGGCCAGGGACAACGTCACCGCGGGCTTCTTGACAAACTCGATCACCCGGACCTTGAGGTCATCGGCCAGACGGCGGGGGTTGGCACGCTCGGCAAGTGAGTCGACGGTGGCCGCCAGCTGGTCGCGGGCGAGGTCGATCTCCTGCTTGATGGTGTCGGGATCGCGGTCCGCCACGTGTCTGTCCTCCAACTGAGCCTGCTGCACCTGCCCGCACTACCCTAGAGCAATGACCGAGACCGCCCGGCTAGCCCCTGGAGACAAAGCCCCCGCCTTCAGCCTTCCCGACGCCGACGGCAAGAAGGTGTCGTTGGCCGACTACAAGGGACGCCGCGTCGTCGTGTACTTCTACCCGGCAGCCTCGACGCCCGGATGCACCAAGCAGGCCTGCGATTTTCGCGACAACCTGCACGTCCTCAACGACGCCGGCCTCGACGTCGTCGGAATCTCCCCCGACAAACCGGAAAAGCTGGCCAAGTTCCGCGATGCTGAGGGCCTGACGTTTCCGCTGCTGTCCGACGCTGAGCGCAAGGTCCTCACCGCCTGGGGCGCCTACGGCGAGAAGCTGATGTACGGCAAGACGGTCACAGGCGTGATCCGATCCACCTTCGTCGTCGACGAAAAGGGCAAGATCGCCGTTGCCCAGTACAACGTCAAAGCCACCGGCCATGTCGCTAAGCTTCGGCGCGATTTGTCGGTATAGCCCCGAGACTGTCCAGCAGTAGCGCCTCAGCGGTCGCAGCGCGTTCCAGCACACCCAGGTGCAGGCTTTCGTCGATGCTGTGCGCCTGCGTTCCGGGATCCTCCACCCCGGTGACAAGGATCTTCGCCTGCGGGAACGCGGCGGCAAACTCGGCGATGAAGGGGATCGATCCGCCCATCCCCATATCGATCGGATCAGCGCCCCACGCCTGCCGAAACGCCGCCCGGGCGGCGTCGTAGACCGGGCCGCTTGCCTCGATCGCGTACGGCTGACCAATATCGCCGCGCGTGACGGTGACCTGCGCACCCCACGGGGCGTGCCTTTGCAGGTGAGCTTCGAGTGCATCCAGGTGCGCGGCCGCGTCGCCACCGGGTGCGACCCGCAAACTGACTTTGGCCCGGGCCCGCGGGATCAGCGTGTTCGACGCTGCCGCAACCGATGTGGTGTCGATGCCGATCACCGTTATCGCCGGTTTCGCCCACAACCGCTGCGGCACCGAACCCGAGCCGATCTCCGAAACCCCGTCCAGCAGACCAGAGTCGGCGCGCACCCGTTCGGGCGGGTAATCAACAGCCGCAGCCATGCTCTCGTGCAGGCCCGCTACCGCAACATTCCCGTCATCGTCATGCAAGCTGGCCAGCAACCGCACCAGCGCACTCAGTGCGTCCGGAACGACGCCGCCCCATATGCCGGAATGCAGGCCATG is a genomic window containing:
- a CDS encoding L,D-transpeptidase produces the protein MTPLHRRRSWLAAVIIPVAVFTGACSSGGGTAAPAKVIVDKGTPFADLLVPKLTASVTDGAVGVTVDAPVTVSVADGVLASVTMVNDSGRAINGQLSPDGLHWQTTEQLGYNRRYTLNAKALGMGGAANRQMTFQTSSPAHLTMPYVVPTDGEVVGVGQPVAIRFDENIANRVAAEKAIKITTNPPVEGAFYWLNNREVRWRPEHFWKPGTAIDVAVNTYGVDLGEGMFGEDNVKTHFTIGDEMIATADDTTKILTVRVNGEVVKTMPTSMGKDSTPTANGIYTVGARFKHIIMDSSTYGVPVNSPNGYRTDVDWATQISYSGVFVHSAPWSVGAQGHTNTSHGCLNVSPSNAQWFYDHSKRGDIVEIINTVGGTLPGTEGLGDWNIPWDQWRAGNANA
- a CDS encoding DUF3618 domain-containing protein — its product is MADRDPDTIKQEIDLARDQLAATVDSLAERANPRRLADDLKVRVIEFVKKPAVTLSLAGVGAIVVVVVVHRVRNR
- the bcp gene encoding thioredoxin-dependent thiol peroxidase, whose protein sequence is MTETARLAPGDKAPAFSLPDADGKKVSLADYKGRRVVVYFYPAASTPGCTKQACDFRDNLHVLNDAGLDVVGISPDKPEKLAKFRDAEGLTFPLLSDAERKVLTAWGAYGEKLMYGKTVTGVIRSTFVVDEKGKIAVAQYNVKATGHVAKLRRDLSV
- a CDS encoding dipeptidase, which produces MADLVERVRGVLPLVRRDLEDLVRIESVWADPARRDEVHRSAQAVADLLSQAGFGDVRIVSEGGAPAVIAQYPAPPGAPTVLLYAHHDVQPEGDRAQWASPPFEPTERNGRLYGRGSADDKAGIATHLAAFRAHGGRPPVGVTVFVEGEEESGSPSLGRLLAAHREALAADVIVIADSDNWSPDVPALTVSLRGFADCVVEVATLDHGLHSGIWGGVVPDALSALVRLLASLHDDDGNVAVAGLHESMAAAVDYPPERVRADSGLLDGVSEIGSGSVPQRLWAKPAITVIGIDTTSVAAASNTLIPRARAKVSLRVAPGGDAAAHLDALEAHLQRHAPWGAQVTVTRGDIGQPYAIEASGPVYDAARAAFRQAWGADPIDMGMGGSIPFIAEFAAAFPQAKILVTGVEDPGTQAHSIDESLHLGVLERAATAEALLLDSLGAIPTNRAEA